Proteins encoded in a region of the Neodiprion virginianus isolate iyNeoVirg1 chromosome 2, iyNeoVirg1.1, whole genome shotgun sequence genome:
- the LOC124297505 gene encoding thioredoxin domain-containing protein 11: protein MTSGERDTSPQRNGDNLRPTNDSGSDNVVQTSLATSSALEERLASKMLHYGKELCFFAAILFTTLAALHTSPPKVSQPPSARPFFNQSSLVLDFYKGHLGAAIERVTDADLSFVMYYAPWDAESQAVRQEFETVARFYHKQIFFAAINCWHPGSECRAEYSKIQSYPVFMLYPRRGPGVQYRGIRTAPYMIRFLHAFMNPIFRITDRNQLLNLIVDYDAVVIGYFNFIGLKNSPGYNVFYKTAIKSLERDPNKELAFAVVTDTSAESNYGVTEFPSARLLLWNESLSYPMENEWKSDSLLKWIGGALHQATLWLQPPGTKSLTLAPYLKDGPVLFLFTPRNPFHRYNYYYNLLKAIGVQYYNCGDNLMIEDIVNHLESVRPREKAKHYEKSKQCMRLLDRNRVQQLVPKMSITDRQWINSSCCSQILTNKCLMCKKTTSVLLKNEDAVCAANLNSFYHSCKPTDVFNVPTKEGEEHETNEFCCENHDMMEDLETSTLTEENDLQTPNALSDYILKDECRHLLTGNNYHPPVFPKNLPRDHQKINLTSSICKTNKTLALIAVDSLQFFHIAEGLGIDVAIKKDKTAVAIVDPLQESQYILEQAVSYNSLVQFINNYTENSLKRYLCSHSRLESVKSSKTQQECSVSENSVICVPELTTDTFLNTVMNPDKDVVVMYHSPYCAFCHAVSYVYLTVAQYLHNMQNLTFVRINGDGNDLPWEYTMNRYPAILFFPAKRKADSIVFPFSLPISIPNFLNFVLANLDGNAHIEALVNICHLGIGDSPADCVSQIRLLCLEIIEDLLQSYRRLRRSLVSATNKTVTSKKLKVLLLRLQHIKEIHLTLGSISDLRIDEDKVILIRNKFKSYYQELSALDIDNSVDRKVVSDKHVNISNVSKLGHEL, encoded by the exons ATGACCAGTGGAGAACGCGACACAAGTCCGCAAAGAAATGGTGATAATTTGCGGCCGACCAATGATTCAGGAAGTGATAACGTGGTCCAAACATCACTCGCAACGAGCTCCGCACTAGAAGAACGATTAGCCTCGAAAATGTTACACTATGGCAAAGAATTATGTTTCTTTGCTGCAATATTATTCACCACCTTAGCTGCTCTTCACACTTC GCCACCAAAAGTGTCACAACCTCCTTCAGCTCGGCCATTCTTTAACCAAAGCTCGCTGGTTTTGGATTTTTACAAAGGTCATTTAGGCGCCGCTATTGAAAGAGTCACAGATGCAGATCTCAGTTTTGTTATGTACTACGCACCATGGGATGCCGAGAGTCAAGCCGTTAGACAAGAGTTTGAAACTGTGGCACGTTTTTACCACAAACAG atattttttgcaGCCATTAATTGCTGGCACCCGGGTTCAGAATGCCGGGCTGAATACAGCAAGATTCAGAGCTACCCAGTCTTTATGCTCTATCCTAGGCGAGGACCTGGTGTTCAGTACAGAGGCATTCGTACTGCACCGTACATGATACGCTTCCTTCACGCATTTATGAACCCAATATTCAGAATAACAGACAGAAATCAGCTCCTGAACCTGATTGTAGACTATGAC GCCGTGGTGATAGGTTACTTTAATTTTATCGGACTGAAAAACTCACCGGGATACAATGTCTTTTACAAAACGGCAATTAAATCACTAGAAAGAGATCCTAACAAAGAGTTAGCATTCGCAGTGGTTACTGACACTTCTGCAGAATCTAATTACGGAGTTACGGAATTTCCTTCTGCTAGGTTGCTACTTTGGAACGAGTCATTG AGTTATCCTATGGAAAATGAATGGAAATCTGATAGTTTACTGAAGTGGATTGGCGGAGCACTGCATCAAGCTACTCTTTGGCTGCAACCCCCAGGCACCAAGTCGCTCACACTAGCGCCATATTTGAAGGATGGACCAGTATTGTTTCTATTTACACCCAGGAACCCATTTCATCGATATAACTACTACTATaatttg TTGAAAGCAATTGGAGTACAGTATTATAATTGCGGCGACAACTTGATGATCGAAGACATAGTGAACCACCTGGAGTCTGTTCGTCCCAGGGAAAAAGCAAAGCATTATGAAAAAAGTAAGCAGTGTATGCGCCTTTTAGATAGAAACAGGGTTCAACAACTGGTTCCAAAAATGAGTATTACCGACCGACAGTGGATAAACAGCAGCTGTTGTTCTCAAATTTTAACTAACAAGTGTTTAATGTGCAAGAAGACAACCTCTGTGTTGCTTAAAAATGAGGACGCGGTATGTGCTGCAAATTTGAACAGCTTTTATCACAGCTGTAAGCCAACAGATGTCTTTAACGTACCGACAAAAGAGGGAGAAGAACACGAAACAAACGAATTTTGTTGTGAAAACCATGACATGATGGAAGATCTCGAAACTTCTACTTTAACAGAAGAAAATGACTTGCAAACTCCAAATGCTTTGTCTGATTACATTCTAAAAGATGAATGCAGACACTTACTAACTGGGAATAATTATCACCCACCAGTATTTCCGAAAAACTTACCTCGCGATCatcagaaaattaatttaacatCTTCTATATGCAAGACTAACAAAACATTGGCTTTGATAGCTGTTGATAGCCTACAGTTCTTTCATATTGCTGAGGGGCTGGGCATTGATGTTGCAATAAAGAAAGATAAAACTGCTGTGGCTATTGTAGACCCTCTG CAAGAGAGCCAATACATTTTGGAGCAAGCTGTGAGCTATAACTCGCTTGTACAATTCATAAACAATTATACCGAGAATTCATTAAAACGATATTTATGCTCACATAGCCGTTTGGAATCAGTAAAGAGTTCTAAAACACAGCAGGAATGCAGTGTCAGCGAAAACTCTGTAATCTGTGTTCCAGAGTTAACAACCGATACATTTTTGAATACTGTTATGAACCCTGACAAG GATGTAGTAGTGATGTACCATTCGCCTTATTGTGCATTTTGTCATGCAGTGTCATACGTGTATCTAACAGTGGCACAGTACTTACACAACATGCAAAATCTAACATTTGTGCGTATTAACGGAGATGGAAACGATCTGCCGTGGGAATATACAATGAACCGATATCCAGCCATTCTCTTCTTCCCTGCTAAAAG AAAAGCAGACAGCATCGTATTTCCGTTCTCTCTACCAATCAGCATTCCAAATTTCCTCAACTTTGTTCTTGCCAACTTGGATGGCAATGCACACATTGAAGCCTTGGTGAACATCTGCCACCTGGGAATAGGAGATTCGCCAGCTGACTGTGTATCCCAAATTAGGCTTCTTTGTTTAGAAATAATCGAAGACTTACTTCAGAGCTACAGAAGACTGCGACGAAGTTTAGTTAGTGCTACAAATAAGACTGTCACAAGTAAGAAATTGAAAGTGTTACTATTAAGGTTACAACATATTAAAGAaattcatttgacattgggGTCAATCAGCGATCTACGAATTGACGAGGACAAGGTTATCTTAATTCGAAATAAGTTTAAGTCGTATTATCAAGAGCTATCAGCTCTTGACATAGACAATAGTGTAGATAGGAAGGTCGTCAGTGACAAGCATGTAAATATTAGCAATGTAAGTAAACTTGGACATGAGTTGTGA
- the LOC124297506 gene encoding exosome complex component RRP46, with product MQNQLETTEEEECVLRPMNCELNQLSRPDGSAMFMQGDTVVVAGVYGPIEAKLQKMMHDRATVETMFSPAKGPPCVDDRAKETVIRETCEAVLLTALHPGMAISINVQELQDSGGLLACAINAACLALIISSISMKFTVAAVSCMIDRESGKLIVDPDSTQIQQARVTFTYVFEGIKKDLVSCHTTGRFSENELMESLEKCRAASQNIFDFYRNIVEQYAIKL from the exons atgcAAAACCAATTGGAAACTACGGAGGAAGAGGAGTGCGTTTTGAGACCGATGAACTGTGAATTAAATCAGCTGAGCAGACCGGATGGTTCGGCAATGTTTATGCAAG GTGACACCGTCGTTGTTGCCGGAGTTTATGGACCAATTGAAGCGAAGCTACAAAAGATGATGCACGACAGAGCGACCGTTGAAACAATGTTTAGTCCTGCAAAAGGACCACCGT GTGTCGACGACAGAGCGAAAGAAACTGTCATCAGGGAAACGTGCGAGGCTGTACTGCTGACTGCGTTGCACCCTGGCATGGCAATAAGCATAAATGTACAAGAACTGCAGGATTCTGGAGGA TTACTCGCCTGTGCCATTAATGCTGCTTGCCTGGCGCTCATAATCTCCAGTATTTCTATGAAATTCACTGTCGCTGCTGTATCCTGCATGATTGACCGCGAGTCCGGCAAACTGATTGTAGATCCTGATAGCACACAAATACAG cAGGCACGGGTCACGTTCACGTATGTTTTCGAGGGTATAAAAAAGGACTTGGTGTCTTGCCACACAACTGGTCGATTCTCGGAGAACGAGCTGATGGAATCTCTAGAAAAGTGTCGAGCAGCAAGCCAGAACATCTTCGATTTTTATAGAAACATAGTTGAACAATACGCGATCAAATTATGA